From Sphingorhabdus sp. SMR4y:
CCCCGTCAGTTCCAGAACCAGAATCTCTTTCAGGAACTGTTGGCAAATATAGAGGCCAACGGCATTGAACCGTCGAAGATCACGATCGAGATTACCGAAGAATTGCTGATCGACAATAATGAGCAAGTCCGAGCAACGCTTCAGCAGATTCGGGCCAGCGGTGTCGGGATTTCCATTGATGACTTCGGAACCGGCTATTCCTCCCTGCAATATCTTAGAGATCTGCCGGCCAATTGCCTGAAGATCGACCGAACATTCATCTCCCGCATCGAGCATAGCCCGGCCGATCGCGCGATTATCGGAACCATCGCCCATCTGGCACACGCGCTCGACATGCGTGTCATTGCCGAAGGGGTTGAGAATGATGCACAGCTCGATCTGTTGCGTGTCTCCGGTTGCGACGAAATTCAGGGTTTCAAGATTGCGCGTCCACAACGGGCAGAGGACCTCGGGAAATTATTTGACGGCCGGAAGAGTGATCCGACCAGTCATGTGGCTGAAGGTTAATCAGCTTGCTGTTCGCCAAAACAAAGGCGCCGAAACGGTCGCATAGGCATCATATGCACCCGAAAGGCGGCATGGATGGCCAGGTACGCGACCGCGAACATGAGATGATCAAGAACCGGATCGTTCTGGTCATATTGGGGTGGTCCCTCAGCATGTTACTCGGCGCTTCCTCCGGGCTGATCATCGGCTTCAGTGCCTATTTCATTCTGAGCGTTGCCATTGCCATTGCCTATCGTTTGGGCTCCACACCATCCAACTTGCGGCGTTTTTTCGGACTTTGCACCGATTTCGGTGTCGGAGCGTTCCTCTTTCAGATCGGCGGAGAAGGCGTAGCGGCCGGATATCCGCTATTTCTCTGGGTCATTCTCGGCAACGGTTTCCGCTTTGGCATTCAGTGGCTTTTCATGGCGTCCGCCATGGCAGCCATGGCGTTCGGATGGGCCATATATTCCGTAGAATTCTGGCGCCAGAATTCCTCGCTTTCGATTGGCTTGCTGATCGGCCTGCTGGTCATCCCGGCCTATTGCTCGACATTGATTACCAAAATTTCCCAGGCGAAAGAAGAAGCCGAAGCGGCCAATAAGGCCAAAAGCCTGTTTCTGGCGAGCATCAGTCACGAACTGCGCACACCGCTGAATGCGATCATCGGCTATGGCACGCACTTGCTCGAAATGAAGCTGCCGGAGAAACAGCACCAGATGATCGCAACCAGTGTTTCGGCTGGTCGTCATCTGCTCTATCTGATCAATCAGTTGCTGAATTTCGCACAATCTGATTCGCGGGAAGAACTGCCAGAACCAAAATCATTCTCTCTGGTCGACATTCTCTCCGAAGTCCGCGACATCATGCAAATCGCCGCCGATGAGAAGGATCTCGAAATCATCCTTCAGGCGGAGCCGAGCAGCGACCAGTTGATTTCAGGTCAACGCGACTATGTTCGCAACATACTCCTCAACCTCACCAGCAATGCGGTAAAATTTACAAAGTCGGGATCGGTCACATTGAGATGCGGATTTATCTCTCCATCCGATCCAGCCGAAATGTGGGTGTCGGTGAGCGATACCGGGCCCGGGATCGCGAAAGAGGACCATCAGAAGATATTCGATGTTTTCCAGCAGGCTAACGACAAGATTGCGAATGAATTCGGCGGGACGGGACTGGGATTGGCAATCTGCCAGAAACTGGCCAACCAGATGGGTGGTGAGATTTCCCTCGACAGCGATCTCGGTGCCGGCAGTACCTTCACCCTGTCATTCCCGGTCGACCTACTGGAACCGGACGCCCGGGACAGCGACAATGACGTCGTCAGGATCCTGTCGCTCACACAGGATAACCATGCTCCGGACATCTGTAATGATAAAGATCAGCCGGTCAAAATCGACCATTTCCAGTGCGAGACACCGGAGGACATTCAGGAAATTATAGGCCAGCTCAATCTCGAACTCTATGACATCGCTTTGCTGGATGAAGCTCTTGCGAGCATCCAGGACGATCAGTCTCCGCTTTGGTCTGCCTTCCAGGCCGCTCAACTTCCGCCGGTTTTGTTGACCGAAGGCAAGGCAAAGACTCTCAGAGACATCCAGCTGCGTGCCGCTTTCGCCACCCTTCTTCCTCCCGGCTCGGATTTCAGCGCAATACGCAGCGCCGCCCAGATCGGCTGTTCCTTTGTGGGCTCGGGCCCGCGCCAGCAGATCGACGCAGAAGAAAGCCATCAGCCATCCGAAGTCAAACCGGTCCGCGTGCTGGTTGCGGATGACAATCGGACCAACCAGATGGTACTGGAGACGATCCTGTCCAATGTCGGACACGAGGTCACGGTGGTGGCAGACGGAGAAGCAGCCCTCGAACAACTCGAACAGGGGTTTTTCGATATCGTCTTCCTGGATGTAAACATGCCGGTCATGGGGGGCATCGAATGCTGCCGGTTGTGGCGGCAGATCGAAGGACCGAGGAACCATGTTCCGATCATCGGTCTGACAGCAGACTCGACCGAGGAAACCGAAAAGAAATGCCTCGATTCCGGCATGGATTTGCGAATTACAAAACCGATCGAGGCAACCGAACTGATCGAGGTTATCGCGTCGCAGACGGACAATAGGGACAGCGGGCAGCCAGCCGAAACCGTTTCCGATCCGATGGGCGTGGTCAGCCATTTCGACAGCAAGTTGCAGCGGCCCGAACCGCCAGCCGTTGATCCGACTCAACTGGATTATCTGCTGTCGATTGGCGATGAGGCGTTTGTGAAATCGATCATAGAGGCCTATCTGGAAGATACCGGCGAAATCCTCGTCGCCTTCCGCAAGTCGGTGGAAGATGCATCCGTTGATGATTTCCGTTTCCACGCTCATGCGTTCAAAAGCGGCGCCGCCAATGTCGGCGCTAGTCATCTTGTAGAAACGTGCTCGAAACTGGAGGTTATCGCCGAACCGGAGTTCTTGGAAAGACGTCAGGAATATCTGGCGAAAATCGAACAACAGATCATCGATATCCGCGCTTATCTCGACAGCAGATTGGCCACCGCAAATGATCCGGCACCAGCCGAACAGGCCGCGCTAATCTAGCTTATTGTCAGACAGCCCGCAGCGACCGCATTATCCGCCGATCTTGCGCCGAAGCCAGCCGCTCCATCTTGCGGACGTCTGCATCTTCCAGATAGAGCGCGGTTTCGGCCCATGTATCAGTGATTTCGAGCAACTCTTCCAGACTCACCGGATTGGCAATTTTCCGGGCACGATAGACAGCCCGCTCGGCATGGAAGCGTTTGCGATTTTCCTTGGTATATTCGACGATCGCGGCTTCGCCCATTCCGTCGTCT
This genomic window contains:
- a CDS encoding hybrid sensor histidine kinase/response regulator, giving the protein MHPKGGMDGQVRDREHEMIKNRIVLVILGWSLSMLLGASSGLIIGFSAYFILSVAIAIAYRLGSTPSNLRRFFGLCTDFGVGAFLFQIGGEGVAAGYPLFLWVILGNGFRFGIQWLFMASAMAAMAFGWAIYSVEFWRQNSSLSIGLLIGLLVIPAYCSTLITKISQAKEEAEAANKAKSLFLASISHELRTPLNAIIGYGTHLLEMKLPEKQHQMIATSVSAGRHLLYLINQLLNFAQSDSREELPEPKSFSLVDILSEVRDIMQIAADEKDLEIILQAEPSSDQLISGQRDYVRNILLNLTSNAVKFTKSGSVTLRCGFISPSDPAEMWVSVSDTGPGIAKEDHQKIFDVFQQANDKIANEFGGTGLGLAICQKLANQMGGEISLDSDLGAGSTFTLSFPVDLLEPDARDSDNDVVRILSLTQDNHAPDICNDKDQPVKIDHFQCETPEDIQEIIGQLNLELYDIALLDEALASIQDDQSPLWSAFQAAQLPPVLLTEGKAKTLRDIQLRAAFATLLPPGSDFSAIRSAAQIGCSFVGSGPRQQIDAEESHQPSEVKPVRVLVADDNRTNQMVLETILSNVGHEVTVVADGEAALEQLEQGFFDIVFLDVNMPVMGGIECCRLWRQIEGPRNHVPIIGLTADSTEETEKKCLDSGMDLRITKPIEATELIEVIASQTDNRDSGQPAETVSDPMGVVSHFDSKLQRPEPPAVDPTQLDYLLSIGDEAFVKSIIEAYLEDTGEILVAFRKSVEDASVDDFRFHAHAFKSGAANVGASHLVETCSKLEVIAEPEFLERRQEYLAKIEQQIIDIRAYLDSRLATANDPAPAEQAALI